The following proteins come from a genomic window of Paenibacillus spongiae:
- the holA gene encoding DNA polymerase III subunit delta, protein MEIKDAMKEWKAGQFRPVYVLYGKDRYRMKQFVAELTDKLLPAEEQELGVVKFDMAESPIGEAIAEAETLPFFASSKLVIIRDQSVLAAALGGKEGGKIDHQTDQLLAYLQEPCESSVIVFLVYAEKLDERRKAVKLLKERHALLAFQELTENELLLWTIKRAEEQGRTLRREAAEMLLTRTGTSMQQLALEVDKLCLHAGQGGTIGELTVDKLIATTVEEDVFALIDAMASLQVERALKLYNELLLRREEPIKITALIARQLRIMLQVKELEQHRYSPQQMAGQIGLHPYAVKLAAEKARKFTVAALGGHLDRVAELDYRMKTGQIDKTLGLELFLLSLAAS, encoded by the coding sequence ATGGAAATCAAAGACGCGATGAAGGAATGGAAAGCAGGGCAATTTCGGCCTGTCTACGTGCTATATGGGAAAGATCGGTACCGGATGAAGCAATTTGTCGCCGAATTGACGGACAAGCTGCTGCCGGCGGAGGAGCAGGAGCTCGGCGTCGTCAAGTTTGACATGGCCGAGTCCCCGATCGGAGAAGCCATAGCCGAAGCGGAAACGCTGCCGTTCTTCGCTTCCTCGAAGCTGGTCATCATTCGCGACCAGTCGGTGCTGGCGGCGGCTTTAGGGGGCAAAGAAGGCGGCAAGATCGACCATCAGACCGACCAGCTGCTAGCCTATCTGCAAGAGCCGTGCGAGAGCAGCGTTATCGTTTTTCTCGTTTACGCGGAGAAGCTGGACGAACGCCGCAAGGCGGTCAAGCTGCTTAAGGAGCGCCATGCGCTGCTCGCCTTTCAGGAGCTGACGGAGAACGAGCTGCTGCTGTGGACGATCAAGAGGGCTGAGGAGCAGGGTCGGACGCTTAGGCGGGAAGCAGCCGAGATGCTGCTGACAAGAACGGGCACAAGCATGCAGCAGCTTGCGCTAGAGGTCGATAAGCTCTGCCTGCACGCCGGGCAGGGCGGGACGATCGGCGAGCTGACCGTCGACAAGCTGATTGCGACAACGGTCGAAGAAGACGTCTTCGCGCTCATCGACGCAATGGCCTCGCTGCAGGTGGAGCGGGCACTGAAGCTGTACAACGAGCTGCTGCTGCGCCGTGAGGAGCCGATCAAGATTACGGCGTTGATCGCCCGTCAGCTGCGCATTATGCTGCAGGTGAAGGAGCTGGAGCAGCACCGGTATTCGCCGCAGCAGATGGCTGGACAGATCGGCCTGCATCCTTACGCAGTCAAACTGGCGGCCGAGAAGGCGCGCAAATTTACCGTCGCGGCACTAGGGGGGCATCTGGACCGGGTTGCCGAACTCGATTACCGGATGAAAACCGGTCAAATTGATAAGACGCTCGGGCTGGAGCTATTCCTTCTGTCTCTGGCCGCTTCGTAA
- the rpsT gene encoding 30S ribosomal protein S20, protein MPNIKSAVKRVKTIEKRRALNASQKSALRSAVKAADQAVVATDVDAAKAALIVATKKLDKAVTKGLIHKNAAARKKSRLAKKLNALSAQA, encoded by the coding sequence ATGCCAAACATTAAATCCGCTGTGAAACGCGTTAAAACGATTGAAAAGCGTCGCGCTCTGAACGCTTCGCAAAAATCCGCGCTCCGTTCGGCCGTTAAAGCTGCTGACCAAGCTGTGGTTGCAACTGATGTTGATGCTGCTAAAGCAGCTCTGATCGTAGCAACGAAGAAGCTGGACAAAGCGGTTACGAAAGGCCTTATTCATAAGAATGCGGCTGCTCGCAAAAAGTCTCGTCTAGCGAAAAAGCTGAATGCTCTTTCGGCTCAAGCCTAA